In Microtus pennsylvanicus isolate mMicPen1 chromosome 12, mMicPen1.hap1, whole genome shotgun sequence, the following proteins share a genomic window:
- the LOC142833067 gene encoding uncharacterized protein LOC142833067 isoform X2 — translation MRALRRRARGAQLGPPASAPAALPHRHRGPCGPTIPLRGPASFRSAGGHAGRGRAVPAPRQPLPRSTGKPGRPASRAVVHPSRAAGSPAPPPPRPASAAPGRTDLPQQARREEN, via the exons ATGCGGGCGCTCAGGCGGCGGGCGCGGGGGGCACAGCTCGGACCCCCAGCTTCAGCCCCCGCCGCCTTGCCGCACCGTCACCGCGGGCCATGCGGCCCAACGATCCCGCTGCGGGGCCCCGCAAGTTTCCGCAGCGCCGGGGGCCACGCGGGCAGGGGCCGCGCTGTCCCCGCGCCGCGGCAACCCCTACCGCGGAGCACGGGGAAGCCGGGCCGTCCCGCCTCCCGCGCAGTCGTTCATCCGAGTCGTGCAGCAGGGTCCCCGGCGCCTCCCCCCCCCCGGCCAGCCAGCGCGGCACCTGGGCGCACAG ACCTCCCCCAGCAAGCGCGGAGAGAGGAGAACTAA
- the LOC142833067 gene encoding uncharacterized protein LOC142833067 isoform X1: MAAAIPARREQQRFANSRDSLCPPKSGRVPALSKTRAPGGLSSQHARPGWICSLTPATSCHPRSAPGRAPSTALAGLELKGSGVGPGRACQDSLNQGPEEAKLEEGCTKTTLLFSAPDAGSRAGLGLSPQNLMLPGQYRASSTCPTLLSPQKIVDHVWVTQGQDSWPVWIERFSSEAKCRMSPGMGGNGAQNNWGSHTGPESIPSHCTNKQNTWDPLGPPVTPQVRTQAGAVAAIGLLYTVSRSPGTAARIKA; this comes from the exons ATGGCTGCAG CCATCCCAGCAAGAAGAGAGCAGCAGCGGTTCGCCAACTCCAGAGACTCACTCTGTCCTCCCAAGAGCGGCAGAGTTCCTGCCCTGTCCAAGACCAGGGCCCCTGGAGGCCTCTCTTCTCAACATGCACGCCCTGGCTGGATCTGCTCTCTGACACCGGCTACCTCTTGCCACCCACGTTCAGCACCAGGGAGAGCGCCCAGTACGGCTTTGGCAGGCCTTGAGCTGAAAGGAAGTGGTGTAGGACCCGGGAGAGCCTGCCAAGACAGCCTGAACCAGGGACCAGAGGAAGCCAAACTTGAGGAAG GGTGCACCAAGACCACCCTCCTCTTCAGCGCTCCTGATGCTGGAAGCCGGGCAGGCCTGGGACTGTCCCCCCAGAATCTGATGCTCCCTGGACAGTACAGGGCGTCCTCGACTTGTCCTACACTGCTGAGTCCCCAGAAGATTGTTGACCACGTCTGGGTAACTCAGGGACAGGACTCCTGGCCTGTGTGGATAGAGCGGTTTTCCTCTGAGGCTAAGTGCAGGATGAGCCCAGGCATGGGAGGCAATGGGGCTCAAAACAACTGGGGAAGTCATACGGGCCCTGAGTCCATTCCTTCCCATTGTACAAACAAGCAGAACACATGGGACCCTCTGGGGCCTCCCGTGACGCCTCAGGTGAGGACCCAGGCGGGTGCTGTTGCCGCCATTGGGCTGTTGTATACAGTGTCCAGGTCTCCTGGGACTGCCGCAAGGATTAAAGCTTGA